Sequence from the Nerophis lumbriciformis linkage group LG02, RoL_Nlum_v2.1, whole genome shotgun sequence genome:
TGATTCCATGAGAATGTGATCTATGATACATGATTTGGGATAACCTGATCCATGACAACAACGTTTGTGTGCTTGAAGTTGCTTTAAATGTCAAAACAAGGTGTGTTCCTTGCATGGACCAACAGGTGGCGCTCGAGTGCAACGCGAGCCAGTCACCTACGTGGTCCAGTCAGCAGAAGGCAGCGCTGCTTGTCCACCTGAGGAATGTGATGGCCGTCATGCACACGCATCAGCTGAGTGGTAGGAAGTTGTCACGTGATCAAGTGATCTTTGATTATGGATCTGAGGTGGTACAGTAGTCGTAGTCCGTTACAGTCCGTCAGACTTTACTCGAACGTCCAACTCCGTTTGCGGTAGATCCATTACACATTCGTGACAACTGTGTTTGCATACAGAATGTCTAGGGGCGGAGCCTGTGCAATGTCCTGAGCCGGAGGTTCCCAAGAACGGAGGCTTGGCGTGTGTGACGCTGGCCAACAGGCGTTACTGCAAACCCTTGTGCAACCACGTGAGTCACACGACGCTGCCGTGCGGCCGGCGGGAAGTCACTTTGCCGAATGTCTTGCAGGGTTACGATTTTGCCTTCCTGAGGACCAGTCGCCCGTTTGAGGAATGCAGCGATGAGACGGGCTACAAATGGAAAAGTCAGTACGTCGGTGGAAACAGGCTGGCACTTTGCAACGGTAAAAGTCCAACTCACCCACGGACCTCGTACTAGTCTCAACCACGGGAGTCAtccagacatacttgccaaccctcccgatttttccgggagactcacaaatttcagtgcccacactgtgaacccacaccaaacaagaatgacaaacacatttcgggagaacatccgcaccgtaacacaacataaacacaacagaacaaatacccagaatcccttgcatccctaactcttccgggctacaatatacacccaaccCCGACCCCTCCACACCTCAAACCCcatccccaatctcccgaattcgaaggtctcaaggttggcaagtatgcatccagAGCCTGCGTGGCTTTCGTCGTGCCACATGTCACGTTCAGTCGTCGCGACAGAGACCCCCAAAAATGCAAAGGCAGGTGGAAAATCCAAATAGTCAAGCTGTGCACGTTAAGCTGACAATCAAAGGGTCCAAAACAAAAGGATCTGTAACAAACACCCGCGTAACCAAAACAAGCAAGCTGTGAGGCTGGCATTTAAAGCCCTCCAGTAATCAAACACAGCAGGTGAGAGGCATCATTACTAATCACTGGCGCTGAGAAGCAGGGCTCAAGTTACTGCCAGacaccaacaggaagtgagaccaaaataagagcgctcaaCAGGAAACAACCCGAAAACACAGGAACTACGcccaaaacacaaacaaaaacatgcgCGGTTATTTGGATTGATATAACCGcgggtctgctaacacagacccgcagacgtgagcacatcacccctattttagcgtcccttcactggctccctgtgcgttaccgaatacattttaaactccttttatttgtttttaaatgtctaaacaacctcgcgccaacctatctctccgacctccttcagccttactgccccacccgatccttaagatcagccgatcagctgctgttgacggtccctgacacaaggctgaagcttagaggtgacagagctttcgccgttgctgctcccaagctctggaacgacctacccctgagtgttagacaagcctcctctcttcctgtttttaaatctctcttaaaaacatatttttattccatggcttttaacactgagtgatatccatcctgcaatggcgccccataatacacctgctgtgatcctgtttttatgtttttatgtttttattaattctattttaattatttattttttatcatgttctgtttgtgttgcgtTGTGTTTGCTcgatactcgttttatcttttaacctgctcattgtacagcactttggctacccctgtggtaaattttaaatgtgctttataaataaagttgatttgatttgatttgattgatatTGATATCGCAATCTAGAACACAATTATTCATTTGAAATCAAGTATTTATCGTACCTTTTAAATGAAATATAAAAGAATGGATataaattacaaaacccaaaaccagtgaagttggcacgttgtgtaaatgggaaataaaaacagaatacaatgatttgcaaatccttttcaacttatattcaattgaatagactgcaaagacaagatatttcatgttcacactgagcaacacattgcaaaaaaagttgacacaggggcatttttaccactgtgttacatggcctttccttttaacaacactcagtaaacctttgggaactgaggagacacatttttgaagcttttcaggtggaattctttcccattcttgcttgatgtacagcttaagttgttcaacagtccgggggtctcccttgtggtattttaggcttcataatgcgccacacattttcaatgggagacaggtctggactacaggcaggccagtctagtacccgcactcttttactatgaagccacgctgatgtaacatggcttggcattgtcttgctgaaataagcaggggcgtccatgataacgttgcttggatggcaacatatgatgggtgatgggtcaaatgcagataataatttcgccacacctcattggtactttaacttgaacttttttacaagatcatacattggtcataatttaagttctcatgtgtcctggggataagttgattggcaacactaaattggccctagtgtgtgaatgtgagtgtgaatgttgtctgtctatctgtgttggccctgcgatgaggtggcgacttgtccagggtgtaccccgccttccgcccgattgtagctgagataggctccagcgccccccgcgacccctaaagggaataagcggtagaaaatggatggatggatggatgtgtcctGGGACGTATTTCCagaatataaacataatatttggtaacgataaaaaattatcgatgtaatcatagtagtatcgaccagatacgctcctgtacttggtatcattacagtggatgtcaggtgtagatccaaccaTGGCATTTGTATATATTGTGATATTGGTgagttattgtatcctcctacggtgtgaagtgaagcatgtttagcgtcctccagtgataatggtacttgtaagaaacttactctatttgtcgccatggaggcaaggattagtgtcttaaagcacctcttcctgagggcgtttcagtgttataacgtcacctttatctttactttttaggccaaaatgcgtccgttctcccttttctgtccacacaccgtgtctgcttgtaagtactctgtgtgtgtgcgctgctgaacatgtgtcaggttcaagcactgatgacatctattaatcagacaagaagcaaggaatcatgcagagacagagttcaatttagctcatgaggagaacgcatggagctgcgcccttagtcacagtctcgccctacgctctaaggttcagctcctgcgtccctttatttattcaggagttccacagtcaacaacactaaggccgcctctaacaggagtggtcacatatatatatccagtacgcacaatacgtgacggaatgtgctgggggccttgtgatttcgccttgtccccgcttcgtctgtgtgttgtcatcctatcttcgttgaggtccttgaagtctctgcttcgtctgcgtgctgtcatcttatcttcgttgaggtccttgaagtccgtggcctgttagcgggctaaaacaaagataacatctgtggctgaggccacccctcagacaagaagttttgtccttgcatagattagaaaagtctaacttgagcacaatagctaataactaaagcaacggaccttaagcatactaaagttagtgtgttcGTAAAACCCAGCAATGTCTCGACGCACCATCGAccaatctgattctgattctgatgcccGTTAATAAAAACAAGGGGGAAAGGGCAGGgacaggtactttttagaggcggtatagtacagaatatgattcattagtatggcggtactatactagtaccggtataccgtacaaccctagtgtgcacACAGAAAGACACGTGTTGTCAATCATCTATATTAGTCCCTCTGTTTCAACCGTCCCTCTCTAGAAGCCTCCATCCAAGTCgcaggagcaaagacggcgtattTCCCCAAAGATCAGGACTGCCTGACCACCAAGACCGGCAACCATAGTCGGAGTGACATCATTCAGGACTTCACCGAGGAGCTGAGAAGTTTGGACTTGGAGGGAGAAGCACGGTCCACGTGTCTGGTGTGCGGCTGAAGAACAATAAACACACTGCACCGTTCATCTTTGTCGCGGTCTTCAGTGCACACCTGTGTCGCCCTGGTCTGGGTGTCTCCTCCAATCAGCCCTGACTAGTCTATAGTCCAGGTGTTGCACAATCCAATCAGCTCTGACTAGTCTATAGTCCAGGTGTTGTACAATCCAATCCGCTCTGACTAGTCTATAGTCCAGGTGTTGATCAATCCAATCCGCTCTGACTAGTCTATAGTCCAGGTGTTGCACAATCCAATCAGCTCTGACTAGTCTATAGTCCAGGTGTTGCACAATCCAATCAGCTCTGACTAGTCTGTAGTCCAGGTGTTGTACAATCCAATCAGCTCTGACTAGTCTATAGTCCAGGTGTTGCACAATCCAATCAGCTCTGACTAGTCTATAGTCCAGGTGTTGCACAATCCAATCAGCTCTGACTAGTCTATAGTCCAGGTGTTGCACAATCCAATCAGCTCTGACTAGTCTATAGTCCAGGTGTTGCACAATCCAATCAGCTCTGACTAGTCTATAGTCCAGGTGTTGTACAATCCAATCAGCTCTGACTAGTCTATAGTGCAGGTGTTGAGCAATCCAATCATCTCTGACTAGTCTGTAGTCCAGGTGTTGTACAATCCAATCAGCTCCGACTAGTCTATAGTCCAGGTGTTGAGCAATCCAATCATCTCTGACTAGTCTGTAGTCCAGGTGTTGTACAATCCAATCAGCTCTGACTAGTCTATAGTCCAGGTGTTGAG
This genomic interval carries:
- the LOC133616340 gene encoding uncharacterized protein — encoded protein: MAALKRTVSWLCLLTVLSRSCQGQKLGNNCDSELLDNLSADLQVALECNASQSPTWSSQQKAALLVHLRNVMAVMHTHQLSECLGAEPVQCPEPEVPKNGGLACVTLANRRYCKPLCNHGYDFAFLRTSRPFEECSDETGYKWKSQYVGGNRLALCNEASIQVAGAKTAYFPKDQDCLTTKTGNHSRSDIIQDFTEELRSLDLEGEARSTCLVCG